GCTCATGGTGTTCCATGGTGAACATCGACAAGCCGGCGATCCCCCACAGCCCGCCGGCAAGGCCGGCGCCCCAGGCAAAGCGGTACAGCCAGCGCCGCTGAAGCCGTCGCTTCGCCGGCTGGCGCTGGTAGTACCAGGCCAGCCACAGGCGGCCACCCGAGACGGCGACCAGCGCGCCCAGCCAGCCGATCAGATAGCTCGGCGGCAGGATCGGCCACATGGTGCCTACCAGCAGGCAGGCCGCCAGGACGCTGGCCAGTACCGGCTGCCACAGCCGCTCGTAGAGCAGACGCACCTGCTCGTGGGCCAGCTGACGACGATGGGAAACATCCGATAGCGCTGCCGCGTCGTGCTCGCGTTGCTCATCCTGAAGGAGGAAGGACATGCGGGGGTCCGAGTCGATTGTTGTTTTGCTGCCCTATCATGACTCGATAGCGCACCGTTTGGCGAGGCGGCCTCTCAACGCAATTCGGCTGTCGCCCAGCGCAGCAAATCCCGGCGCGCTTAACCGATGTGATGGCTTGTTGCGCCTCTCTTGACCTGAGTCAGTTCGCTTACCGAAGCGTGGTCCACACTGATAGCCAGCAACATACGCTTACCTCATGATTCAGGAGTTCACATGTCGAGTCATGACAAGGGCGCCGGCCAGTGGTTGGTCCTCGGCCTGCCGATCGCCCTCGGCCTGGCCTGGATTACCCAGGGCACCGGGGTGATCGGCAACGACCCCGAGCGCAACATCTGGATTCCAGACGACCTGACCATGCCTCTGCAGGTGCAGGCGGCCTACAACGGCGAGCGCATCTTCTTTCGCTATCGCTGGCCCGCCGAGCGTGCCCACGTCTACCACGATATGCTGCGCTACGAAGGTGGCAATTGGGTACGGCACGGGGCATCGCGCGTCGGGCCAGACCCGGACGGCACCTACGAGGACCGGGTCACCATGCTGGTCGGCGACGGCGGCGTACCGGACTTCGGCCGCTACGGCGGCTATGTCACGGTTGGAGACCGGATGCGTTTCTTCACGGACTCGGCTAGCCCTGCCGAGGTGAGCGCCCACCCCCACCTAGGCGAGACGCTCGGCCTGACGGAGGTCCAGAAGCACCTTCCCGAAACGCGCCGCGACGCCGCCGACTGGCGCAGCGTAGTGGATGCCGAGACCCTCGCCGCCCAGCGCGAAGCCGGCTATTTCCTCGACCTGTGGCACTGGCGCGCCGGCCGCGCTAACCCCATCGGCGCCTCCGACGATCAGTGGATCGGCGAGGACCGCTTCGGTGATGCCGGCCAGGGCCCCTTCACCACCAACTGGGACGGCGCCACCGGCCAGCCGCGTTGGATGTTCGACCCCGAGACAACCGGCATCCACGCGCTGCGCTGGGAAGACGTCCAGGCCGAGACGGTCGACTTCGACGGCATCTACTACCTCTCCCGGGCCATGGCGGTCGACTTCGATCCCGACCACGACTGGCAGGACGGCGATGTCATACCCCGACGCCTGCTCGACGAGGGGGCGGGTTCGCGCAGCGACATCCGGGTGCACGGCGATGCACGCTGGGCAGACGGCTTCTGGGACGTGACCCTGGTACGCGCCATGGACACCGGAAGCCCGCTGGACGACAAGGCGTTCCGCGAGCAGGGCGTCTACGACATCGGCATCGCCGTACATCGCAATGCCACCGGCAGCCGCTGGCACTACGTCTCGCATCCCCATACGCTGGGGCTCGGCCGGCATGCCGACATCCAGGCCCGGCGCATCGACGGCGACTCCCCAGCGTGGAACGACGACTGGTACGAGATGACCCTGTTCTACCCCGGCCAGGTGAACTGGCCCCTGCTGACCAGCCGCGCCCATGCCGGAGCCCCGGACATCGCCGCCGGTAAGCCGGTCCGGCCCCGCCACAGCGAGCAGCAACTGGCGCTCTACGGGGTGGAGAGGGAATTCAACGACGCCATCGTCGGCCAGTGGCGGCTGACCCTGATCGCCGGCCTGCTCACCATGCTCGGCGTCACCTTCGCCCTGCTGCCCGCCTTCCGCCCGTCCCGACGAGGAGAGCGCTCATGACCGGCATGCACCATATGCTCGTCCATTTCCCCGAGGCGTTCTGGGCGCTGGCCACACTGATGATCCTGGTCGGCGCCCTGCCGTCCGGTCGCCTGGCCGAACTCAGCCGCGCCGCCCTGCTGCCGGTGCTCGTGCTCGGCCTGCTCGGCGCCCTGGCCGCCATCGCCAGCGGCTTTCTGGTCTGGCCTCTGGAAGCCAACCTGGCCAGTCCGCTGGCCCGCAACCATGTGCTGATGGCCCTGTGGTCGCTGGGACTCTACACCATGCTCACCGTGCTGGTATGGCGGGCCGGTGCGGCCGCCTTCGACGGGGGCCGACGCTGGGTACTGGTGATCCTGGCCCTGATCGGTGCACTGCTGTTCGCCACCACCGGCACCCTGGGGGGTCACCTGGCCGGAGCCACGACCCGGTTCTCCGAGCTGCTGCGCCTCACCGGCTGGGAGGTCTACACTACCTTCTACAGCCCCGACTGGGTGGCGATGGTGATGGTGTTGATCGGCCTGACCTGCGCCATCCTGGGGTATCGCCGCAAGCGGCCGTCCGGGACCGACGGCTGACCCCCACGCCGCCAGACAGGCGTATCGACGCCCGGCCGGCATGGTGCCATGCCATCGTCTTCATTCGTTCATGCTGATGTCATCTCTGCTGCCGACCATGGGGCTTTCCGTCATTTCACGTGAGGCAGGCAGATGCAACAGCCCCAGCAAATCGGCACCACCGACCCGATCCTCGCCGCGGGCGACGAACCGGCGAGCAATACGTCGCCCACCCCTTATTTCGGCGACGTTCTGGATGCGCGCATGAGCCGTCGCACCCTGCTGCGCGGCAGTCTGGCCGCTGCGGTGGCGGGCGCCATGGCCAGCAGTCTGCCCTTCGGGCGCGCCCTTGCCGCCGGCAGCGCGGCACCGAGCCTCGGCTTCCAGGCGATTCCGGTCAGCACCGCCGATAGCGTGGTGGTACCGGCGGGCTACCGTGTGCAGACCTTCATCCCCTGGGGCACGCCGATCAGCGGTTCCCTGCCGACTTTCTCGCTTGAGGCGAGCGGCGAGGACCAGGCGCATCAGGTGGGCAGCCACCACGACGGCATGCACTTCTTCCCGCTGGAGGACAGCTCCCGCGACGGCCTGCTGGTGCTCAACCACGAATACGTCGAGCCGCGCTTCCTGCATGCCGCGGCCCAGGGCCTGGCGCTCGATTCCGAGGGCTTCCCGCAACACGAGGACGGATCCCGCGACGCCGACCAGGTGCGCAAGGAGCTCAACGCCCACGGCGTCTCGGTGGTGCGAGTGCGCCAGGCTGACGACGGCCAGTGGCAGGTGGTCGAGGACGAACGCAACCGGCGCATCACCGGCCTGACGCCGATGCGCCTGGCCGGGCCGGTGGCCGGCACCGAGCACGTGGTGACCAAGTACAGCCCCGACGGCAGCATGACCCGCGGAACGTTGAACAACTGCTCCCATGGCGTCACGCCGTGGAATACCTATCTCGCCGCCGAAGAGAACTGGTCGGGTTACTTCGCCAACGAGGATACCGAGATCGATCGGCGCCAGGCGCGCTTCGGCATCCAGACGCGCAGCGAGGGGCGCTATCAATGGCACCGGGCCGAAGGCGGCGCCGACGAGTTCGTTCGCTTCGACGCCACCTCCCGCGGCGCCTCGCCCCGCGAGGACTACCGCAACGAGCCCCACACCTTCGGC
This portion of the Billgrantia sulfidoxydans genome encodes:
- a CDS encoding DUF2231 domain-containing protein, with protein sequence MTGMHHMLVHFPEAFWALATLMILVGALPSGRLAELSRAALLPVLVLGLLGALAAIASGFLVWPLEANLASPLARNHVLMALWSLGLYTMLTVLVWRAGAAAFDGGRRWVLVILALIGALLFATTGTLGGHLAGATTRFSELLRLTGWEVYTTFYSPDWVAMVMVLIGLTCAILGYRRKRPSGTDG
- a CDS encoding PhoX family protein, with product MQQPQQIGTTDPILAAGDEPASNTSPTPYFGDVLDARMSRRTLLRGSLAAAVAGAMASSLPFGRALAAGSAAPSLGFQAIPVSTADSVVVPAGYRVQTFIPWGTPISGSLPTFSLEASGEDQAHQVGSHHDGMHFFPLEDSSRDGLLVLNHEYVEPRFLHAAAQGLALDSEGFPQHEDGSRDADQVRKELNAHGVSVVRVRQADDGQWQVVEDERNRRITGLTPMRLAGPVAGTEHVVTKYSPDGSMTRGTLNNCSHGVTPWNTYLAAEENWSGYFANEDTEIDRRQARFGIQTRSEGRYQWHRAEGGADEFVRFDATSRGASPREDYRNEPHTFGYMTEIDPHDPDSTPVKRTHLGRFAHEGVIFAPAVEGQPVVCYSGDDARFEYIYKFVSARPYQAANADGSLLDEGTLYVARFNDDGSGEWLALAPGENGLTPGNGFADLADILVNTRSAADQVGATKMDRPEWGAVDPATGQVYFTLTNNTRRSEEQRNAANPRAENHFGHIIRWQEDGTHAAERFQWDIFLLAGDQETGRDMNGEPLDQDAILASPDGLWIDPDRRVWIQTDISESAVNTGVYAPFGNNQMLVANPETGELKRFLTGPVGQEITGIAMTPDQRTLFVNVQHPGANTSAADFAEGRLVSHWPEGGSAIPRSATLVITREDGGIVGT
- a CDS encoding ethylbenzene dehydrogenase-related protein, whose protein sequence is MSSHDKGAGQWLVLGLPIALGLAWITQGTGVIGNDPERNIWIPDDLTMPLQVQAAYNGERIFFRYRWPAERAHVYHDMLRYEGGNWVRHGASRVGPDPDGTYEDRVTMLVGDGGVPDFGRYGGYVTVGDRMRFFTDSASPAEVSAHPHLGETLGLTEVQKHLPETRRDAADWRSVVDAETLAAQREAGYFLDLWHWRAGRANPIGASDDQWIGEDRFGDAGQGPFTTNWDGATGQPRWMFDPETTGIHALRWEDVQAETVDFDGIYYLSRAMAVDFDPDHDWQDGDVIPRRLLDEGAGSRSDIRVHGDARWADGFWDVTLVRAMDTGSPLDDKAFREQGVYDIGIAVHRNATGSRWHYVSHPHTLGLGRHADIQARRIDGDSPAWNDDWYEMTLFYPGQVNWPLLTSRAHAGAPDIAAGKPVRPRHSEQQLALYGVEREFNDAIVGQWRLTLIAGLLTMLGVTFALLPAFRPSRRGERS